The genomic region TCATACAGTAGAAATACACATAGACGGGTATGATACATTTGATTCAACTAAAATATAAAAGGCACAGTAAGATATTctcaaataaaagtaaatacatAGAGAGAGATATTTACAAAAAAGATAAACTTCTCAAAGTGCTCATGATCAAGGCAAATATACATAGTATATACTTTTGCATAAGGTTATAAATAGCGTGAGGTTTATGTTTATTGTTTGGACATCTGATCAACCATCCAGTCCAATCCTTCATATAAACCTGTTCCGATTACCGCACAAGTCGACTGGACGTACCactgagaagaaagaagagaagatagAAAACCTTTTAAAAGACGTTAACGCCACAGAGAAATCTTGTCACGTTCTTGTAATTGTGATCTACTTACACTTCGTCCTTTCAGGGCGTGCAGTCCGAGCTTCTCGGTCATCTCGTGGACCGGCATGGCATTGGGCAAATCCTGTTTGTTAGCAAGAACCAACACAGCGGCGTCCCTCAGCTCATCTTCCTCCAGCTGAAGAAAAAGACATAAAGTATCATGAGCTTAATTCATTGCTGTACattccaaaaaataaacaatgaaagaTTTCTCTACCATGTTCTGCAGCTCCAAAGCGGCATCTTGGATGCGCTCACGGTCACTGCTGTCCACTACAAAGATGAGGCCCTGTAGCAGCAAGCAAAATAGCAAGCTCATTTCCTGAATCTAATCCCAGAACCACTACGCAGCTCAATGTATAGTAGGAATATCTGTAGTAGGCTGTATCTAAGCTATAATGTAGATCAGGGTTGGATCGCGGACTCACCATGGTGTTCTGATAGTAGTGTCTCCAGAGCCGTCTGATGACGTCCTGTCCTCCGACGTCCCACACGGTGAAGGAGATGTTCTTGTAGTCAACCTTCTCAACGTTAAAGCCTGCGCACATCAGTaatgtgttcagtaatgtgtgtCTGCTCATTATTAGTACAGCTAAGTTGCGGAAAATGTATAGCTTTATTTATATCAGGTTTCAGCAGATAAAAGGCCAGCTCGGAAATTAAAATGtagtatgaaaaataaaatgttaaaaagaagtatataataatagtgcaataaataaaaatgcataataAAAGAATGTGTAAAAGTAATTACAAATAAGAAACAtattcttaattaattaattaattaattaattaattaattaactaaataaataaataaataaataaaaatacataattaaaGATGTATTTAAATTCTGAAGTGGAGTCTGATgagtattgttttattattatttatttatttattcatttatttatttttaattgaactTTTTTCTCGTCTTACCGAGAGTAGGAATGGTTGTGACGACTTCCCCCAGTTTGAGTTTGTAGAGGACTGTAGTCTTCCCGGCTGCATCCAGACCAACTTGGAGGAGAGAAATGTGATTAATTTCACTTGAGCTACAGCTTCACTTCcataaacagttaaaaaaaagtgttttatttgaagtgttttatttctcttatacaaCACTAGTTTATTAACGATTACACATTTTccccaattttattttttaaataaattgtaaatttattaagttatgtttaatgtttaaagttGATATCTACACAtttagtgttttgtttagaaTGTCCACCACAAAACAAGCCAGCTCGTCATTCCCTCATTTGtgtggatctctctctctctctctctctctctctctccctccttctctctctctctctctctctctctctcctttgaaGCTCCCTAGTAATTCAGCTTGTCAGTGAGAAACCAGAAactcctctgtctctgtcctgaGGACTCTTACTGCaggttacaaagcactgacactaaagactcCTGACTCCTGACAAAGACCCTAAACGTCGAATAAACATCTAATTACAGAAAACGTCAGCATGTCGGTTTCTTGTTAAACAACAGCAGATTTGTGAATCCGTTGTAAATGAGTtgctacaataaaaataatcgTCAATTAAAACGAGCGCATTGatttaaacctgtgatttgaacgACAGC from Hemibagrus wyckioides isolate EC202008001 linkage group LG21, SWU_Hwy_1.0, whole genome shotgun sequence harbors:
- the LOC131342366 gene encoding ADP-ribosylation factor 4-like, which produces MGNFFTTLLFRLRENRPVRILMVGLDAAGKTTVLYKLKLGEVVTTIPTLGFNVEKVDYKNISFTVWDVGGQDVIRRLWRHYYQNTMGLIFVVDSSDRERIQDAALELQNMLEEDELRDAAVLVLANKQDLPNAMPVHEMTEKLGLHALKGRSWYVQSTCAVIGTGLYEGLDWMVDQMSKQ